CTAACTTTGACTTCTTAAGTAAAATTCTATTTTACTGTATCTAAAATTTCTTAATTAAGGATTATAATTTCCTTAACAAATTGATTTTGTATTATATACTTGTTGCGATTAATgcaatgtaaaaagttttaaatgatattttattattatagaattACAGTGCCAATGTAAGTATGACTAACAAATTAAATTAGGGATTCATATCAAAGTAATCGTATCAATGAAAGTCCTGTTTTTATATTGGTACTAGTGTTACAGGCTGTGGATCAAAACTCGTGACGATTGCATAAAGAACGTCTCATAGAGGTCAATTGAAGAAATGAAATTCATTTAACCCGATTGAACTAGCCCGACTCATAGAACCTATAGAGAAACCCATCTACTTAAAGCTTTGGCGACTCAGAAAAACAGTCCAATAAAACTAGAGCTACCAGGGCAAATAGTGTAAATCCTAAAGACATAAGATTGTATATAGTTTAAATCTCTTACGACTCTCAATTGTAGATAGGCTCTAATTAAGACCGTTGATATAACTCAATTTGTACCGTTGGTTCTGGGGAACTCAGTTATAAATAGAGGCCTTCCCCTTCATTTGTAgtttcgaaaccatttttttgaaaaaatggaTCGActtcgattttgaaaatgaaaaaagggGAGCCACCACCAattctttttatttaggtgtgatcggatcacctagtaatccaaatcatttaaataaaagtttaaatttgctAAAATGATGGTtttttgtctacgaaattcaaaaaaaaaagagttcatgagtcggttacgtacgaggaaggattagcactcttgtaacgctcaaaattggtacttaattgattaatttatgtcttaacgtcgaaagttgaaaactcgaagagaatttaaaatacgatcctttttttattaatgttgattAAAAAATGCTTGAATAAATTAAAACGAGTATTAAAGGCATTCTTGTTTCGatataacaaaatgtcatatcccgTGAGTTAGGATACAGCATTTGAAACCTCGAAAATAAgtttaccttttaatttttattttaaaagttatattttgattttttaaaaggatattcgaatGTTTAGATCCAATCGAGGAAAAGTGAAACCTTGTAAGTTAGGGAACGACCTTCTCGAGTTGCTAAACTCAGATTATTGCCtttgtttgttttttatataagagaaaattcacttttttatttttttttgaagtttgaagggatatttggctatttaggtttaacgagaaaatcgaaacctcataagttagggtacgattcctCGACTTTCCTAAATGTGAAATATTTTccgattttaaagaaaaaaaatcccttttttatgaatttgggtaaaatattaataaaacatttaaaatgacACAAGTGTAgtttatttgattatgtttaagACGAAGTCGTTTAAACATAAGAAGAGTCATACATGGCTAATAATGATAGTATAACGTATATTCGAAATAATAATGACATAATATTGCATaataaaaattaaggcatggtaTTGGCGTTAACGAATCTTAATGttaacaaacataaataataataagaatgatGCAAGCGATGAgataagtaataaaaataatagtatgaataataataatactaataataataatattaataataataaccaatGCAAAACTAAACAGAtcgataatataataataataataacaaataaatacaaacatgataataataataggacaTGCTAAATGACAGAATCAAATGGtaatacaaatttaaatacaaaataaaagtatataagaaaaataaatgaatggatatatgaataaacaaataaaaacataacaATATGTGAATAgttgaaattaaatgaatatagATTAAATCaagatttaaaatgaaatttagagCCTGGATTATAATGAAAATAAGCAAATAAGGACTGAATCGAAACTAAATGAGGTTAAAGgggataaatcattaaaaataaaaagattaaaattgaaCGCGCGAACAAAGGACGAGGATCGAATGGGAAAATATTCTCGGGTCCCTAAACGCACCGTTCCAAGGAGGGTTAAAATAAAACAGGACTCAAATTACgtgacaaaattttaaataaataaaaagacaatGGGACTGGATTGAAGAATCAATAGAACTCGGAGGGACTCGTAAAGGAAATAGGCCATTAGACCAAAAACGAGCGGACCCTAGGTCGGGTCGGGTCAAGGCGCAGGTTAAAGGccatgaaacgacgtcgtttggacGTTCAACATCCAgcccaaaacggtgccgttttgcaaTGCTATAAAATCAACATTTGTTCAACATCCggcccaaaacggcgccgttttgcaaTGCTATAAAATCaacatttctaaaaaaaaatcatttttgtgCCATGTTCCTAAAAAAAAAGAGACTTTCTCTCTGTTTCTCCCTGGGCATAGCTCTGGGGTTTGGTCAGGGCCCGTCGACCGTCCACCATTGCTGGCGACGGTAACCATCGTCGGTGGTGGCCGGAAAGGCACCCAAAACCTAATCTGAACCCTCTTTTCATGTAAAAACGGGTTTAGAACTGAAAGATTTCAAAATCAAACCCAAAAATTCTCAAAAAGGAAAGACCTTTCAATTTTTGGTCTCCTCCGCATTGACTTCAGCCGGATCCCCAGGGATCTGTCGGCCTTCGGACCAGAAAAGCCAACACTGATGGCACAAAGACCAAACGACGGGTAAAAAgtcttcttttatatatttacttattgtttctgttttcaaattaaaaaaaataaataaaaggtaaaaaagaaaaatcaccTTAAGGGCTAAAATCTGATTTCTCACATTGGatttgctttttgtatttttaagttcTCTGTTTTTGAATTTGATTGTCTGTAAATATATTACATTGATgtgtttggcttttatagccattttcaACACTATGTTTCATTTTgctattatttctattatttctgcCTTCGTCTCTGCTTTTCTGCTCTATTTCTTTCTTCGTTCTCTTTGCAGGTCTAAGTGAGGTCAACGGAGGCGGGtttttgccattttggtgcaaaACGACTAAAGGTGCCAGGCCTCGGGATGAGGCGCAGGCGAGGCAATCGAGGGTGGCTGCAGATGGGCGCGGCgcattagggtttagggttaggttttGTTTCTGAATTGGCTTTaggttttgggattttttttgggTCTGTATTTTATTTGGGCCTTGTAAACGGGCTAGTGTAATTGGGCTAAGGATTTTTGTAAGGGGtttaaactattattattatttgattttaattgtgtttCGGGTCCCGGGCAAATTTGGCCCGTTACAGTAGTCACTTCACTTCATTCCATTCATAGTTGTGAATATATTTGAGAACATTTATTCAAACACTTGGCTTGCTATTTTCCTTTAGCTTTTCTATTCTTCGTTGCTCTTTCGTTCCGAGTGTGCTTCTTTTATATTTtcggtgccttagagaatttctgTAAAATTCTCACCTTTGAGAGAGCTATGCTGAATCGGAGCAAGGAAATTACCTAAGGTCACATGGATTATGAGACAAAAGGTCTAACCTCATAACACTAGTATTACTGATACTAGTCTAGTTCAGTGtaccattttgaattttgtaatttaaaaaaaaaattctcaaaatcaaataatgagattaaataaatcttaaatataaaatattatttaataggcTTCACAAATACAATCCATCAAGaaacaaactcaaaataaataataataaactatttCACAACTTAAACAAAAAGATGATCTCATAATATAACAATTCATAACCTAACAAACtcaagataaataataaaaatttaaaattttaatttaaaattcaattttttttaccaacCGATATaccatatttcaattaatataggTGAAATCAACCAGATCAactgataccaatcaaaattCACACTAAAATGGAACATTCTAATTAATATGGGCGGTATTAAAACGAAAACAATTACATTAATTCATATTAGTCCATGTAtttgtataaaatatatttttaagtgaGTTTTAGAGTTGCCTTACATAACCTGGTTATCACTTAAACAGTTAATTGACCAACCAAACTCTTTGTATTTTGCAAGTgatgaaatcaagaaaaaatttcaaatatgagCCATTATCTTGATAGTTTaccctttatattttttaatatttatttcatttgaatgttttataaaaGAAATGTATTACTACAATAACAATTAGATGACATTGTTGATTTATTAATCTGTTAAAGGCACAGATGACCAATTAAAATTGGATCaatcttttattaaatatatatatatatatgtacgaaGTTGATCTTATCctgtttgaattattatttaatagtttatattatttaattttacttttaagaacgcaaaaacattaatataaaatgattttaaattggaCAATTTTGATAGGTACATAAGTACATTATTTTAAGCTTTATTTGTTCCCTTTTCAATTGTCTTTTTTAAGTGTTGGTTtagtaatttttcataatttgatacgTTAAATTAAATTCTTTGATACATTTGAGGAGCTTTATCTTGAAgtaattttgttttcttctatATTTTTCgtagttttgtttttaatattttgtttttattagtttCAAGACATTTTTTTAGACCTAAATTGGTCAATCGTACCATGGAGAACCTAACAAGTTGACGTAGTTTTGTAAGGAGTCGTCGGTGACCCAAACATGAAGAAAACATCACCTAGAAGAGGGTATCGAGATATCGAAGCATGAAAGTCGTGATACCCTTCACAGTGCTGAAATAATGAAGAGAATCAACGCCAACTACGGTGATATGGTGATATAGAGACATCCTAAAACCATCAATTTCAAGACCGTTGTGGGTATCGTGATACCCAATCGCTGCCTAACGGTTGAAAAAACTACATAGACGGTTAAAAAACTACATAGACAATTTTACATGTCTAACAAGCTTAAGTCTATTTTTCActtaagggaaaaatagtcaataTTAGGTTAAATGTTAGTAGGCTATAATAAACCTTTGAATTCAGATTTTGTTGGCTAAAAACATTTTCCATTGTTTCTTAACTCTTAGTTTaggttttcttttcattttcttttctcttattttcttttttttctttttctttttctttttgttgtagtatttttatttcttcatttttgtTGGAACATTGTGAAAGGAAATGTATTAAACGCTCGTGCTTTATCGAATATTTATCTATTAATGAGCATTTTCTCAACCCTtatcttttacattttatgcttACTATGCATTTGTTAAAATGCTTGTGTGGAATTCAAGTTTAATCATGTGCTGAATTGTTTTATTGGTTGATTGATGAGTGGATTACTTAGCTAAGTTatgatttatgcattgattggtTGTTTATTTAAGTGTGTTAAATTGCATATTGCATTAGAATTGACGCCTCTAGTGGAAAGATCTAGATAGACGAGACTGAGAGGAGACTCTTTCTTGTAGGACTTTGATACACTTGTACCAAATAGTGACCCCGAGAGAAAAGCTTaggtgatttattttaatttaggatGAGGCTGAGAGGAGATTTCTAACTAAGAGTGACAAACAATACAATCACCATAGATTTATTAGCTTAATTAGTAATTTATGAATCATTCAACCATCATTTCAATCCATTTACATTAATTCtactaaaaagaaagaaaattgatttagtgtttttatttgttaatttagatataacttaaatattattttatttaacccAACTCATGAATAGTTAAGACCCATGATTActaaatatcattttttatttcttatttttaaaaagaccatcctcaaatcaaATAACAGacatttttctttaaattgaaGCCTAACATGTCATAACCTCCAAAATCATGTCAAGGTCGAATCTAGCGAAGAAATTCATGTGGATGCAGCTTCCACGTTTACCTTGCGAGCATCGTACTCAGTTTCGCAAACTTCCAAATTGCAAAAACATGTCCCACCCAAAATTTGTCAATCACACACAGTGCATGCATTCATGCATGAAAAGATCAAgaattggaaaaaataaaaaaacgaagGCCAAAAAACTGAATTGATGGACGAATTTATAGAAactctttttttaaaatcaatttttattttaaaaatgaaaatgggatcATCACCAATCACTTTTATAATACGTGATcgatcacctcgtaatttaattgttttaataagAGGCTTGGTTTACTAAAACGATatttttcggtctacaaaatccaaaaaatgggtttgggagtcAGTTATGCACAaagaaggattaacaccctcgttacgcccaaaattgatacctaattgattactcgatatcttagtgtcaaaaattaaaaatttgaagagaatttaaaatacgatccctttgtattaagatattttaatagaaaagactTTATTCCGAATTAATTGAGAAGAAGGATCATACCccatgagttaggacacaacgccttttgtttttgaaaaccAGAATAATCACCGTTTTAATCATTactcaaattttgtttttttttaaataggatatttgattatttcagTTCTAGGAAAATGCCATACTCCGTAAGTTAGGAGCATGgcttctttgaattccaaaaataatgaacattaccTCGGTTTTGAACATTTTATACATTATATAAAACGAAGATAACCACTTTTTTTAAaacgataaatatttttttaaacaaaaacgaATGAATATGTtgtgatataatacatgaaatgatGATAGTGATGCAACTACAATAATAATGAGAATaccaattttataataataatggtaCTAATCATAGCATAGTTATTATTACATTAATAATATACtaagtaaaataatgataataacaaggataaaataaaataacatgtataaataaatgatatagtagattgataaaataaaataaaatgactatATGGGTAGGATATTAGAAtgataaaacattaataaataaagggatactataataacaataatgtaatcataataataaaatatataaggtaacttaaaataaaataaacggaATATGCATGATTGAAAGGCATGATATGAAagttccaaaaataataaaagaaataataaaataacaaaaaaaataaaaaaatgaaataataatgacaatatgACAAAAAATGTACAAATATgaacaatataaattttaaaataaaaagcaaggcaataataaataaataaataagtaaataaaaaattcatgaaagggctgaaattaaataaataagggactaaatcgaaatttaaataaaattgcaagtataaatcataataaattaaataataaaacaaaaaatggaCATCAATGAAATGCGCGAAAAGGAGGAGGGACCAATTGGGAAATTATTCCCAGACCCTCAAACGCACCGTTCCATgagggaccaaaatgaaacaaaaccaaaattacatggtaaaaattaaagaatgaaaaaaaaagaataggactagattgaaaaacaattaaaaagcggaaggactgaagcagaaattagaccctttttaaGAAAAAACACGGATCCTGTTAGTATCCAGGTCGGGTTTCAAGACGAGTTTCGAAACGACACTGTTTTGGCGTCTCACAATCAGCCCAAAACGACGCCCTTTTAGGGGGCtatataagtaaaaatattaagaaaaaaatcatttacatctgtttcaaaaaaaattagccATTTTTTTCTCTCTCGGCCCTCCCCTAATCCGGCCTTGGCGCCGACAAGTCTCTTCCGTGGCCACCGATCATCAACGACGGAGACCGTCGCCTCCGGTGGCCAGAGATCACAAAAAGGGATATTTTCATCCTTGTTTTCTGGGGAACCCAAATCCAGAGTCAAAATCCCTAGATCCGGTCGAAATTCGATAGTAACAAGGAAGGGCTTTTCGACTTCCAGTCGTCCCCGACACGACTTCAGGCAAACCCCGAGGGTGCGACAGCCTTTTAAGTCAAAAGGGACTCCGGCGACAGCGTCGAGGTAAAAACCCTTTTTATTTCTCGTTTTatgttttacataaaaaaaacaacttcagaaaaagaataaataaaaaagaatcacCTTCACAATTTggtattttgtttttctattgtttCGTGTATCCATTACATAATTTTTTGTttcggctttttatagccaaatacATTACACTATTTTTTACTGTTCTTACTACTGTTCTTTGCGTGTTCTTGTTTCTgttcttgttctttcttttttgcaGGTGTCCCTGGTTGATGGCGACTACTGGTAGACGAGGCGCCAGACCTCTGGTGATGAAATCGCAAGTGAAGTGGAGGCGGCAGCGcgtagaaaccctagggtttctgactCTTTTGCAAACAATTTAGGTTTTTCGGCTTATCGGGTTTCGAGCTTGTAATTTGGGTAGtgggttttaaatttgggtttgatatttgtaaatggactatttttggattttgatatcttttatttttattattttcttgtttggTTTCTGTTtgggcccgggctaaattggcctattacagaaTTTATCGTACCATTAATTCTTGATTTGATTGATTTAAGTGGTTTAAaggaaattaattattaaaaataaaaaaaataaaaattataaatattgatttggttgtagttcaatcaattttttagtccaattcaataaatttgttccaatttgtaaattaattaattttgtaccTCTCATCAGATCAATATCTCTACGATTTCTCAATCCAATCAATCGATCTAATTCGATTCCGATAATATTGTCCAAAAAGGCTCCACATTATGCTTCTACTTAACCtaattctatttgtttgtttttatctgataaaaaaatttagaagttTCAATGTTTCATTACTGTGGCAGACAGTTTCCCCtatttatataatatgtatttaaaatataattattttttaattaattacaaatgaataaatgaataagttTAATAGGATTACATATACAAATGAATCTTATAAGTGGTagagaaaaaagaataaagaaatcaACATAGGctaacaataattaattaatattgcgGATGATGAAAAATTAATGGGTGGTGGAATTGTTTGAAATGGTAGAAGAAGCTTTCTTGAAATGTTTAGGGGTAGATCTGACCCAACTTTTGCCTCCAATCATATTCTTTGTCAAGAAAATGTCCGCCTCTTTAGCCGTCAACTGCTTCGACCATTCAACCATTTTCCTATTATTGGCTCCTGGCCCATAACATTTATATTCTCTATAGAACACCGTGCTGCAAATATCAAACATGAAAATTGTTAAGCATCCGTTCAAATTTCAAATGATAAACAAATAGATAAACATATTGCATTGCACTTCTAAATTACCTTTGCTTGGATGAGTCGCCCTAGTCATCCCAACCCTGGGGTAGTATGACATTGGACATCTATGTTAGGGCAAAAATGACTCTAGAATATGGGCCCATGGCCTTCCTAATACAGCAGTCCTCACCTGAGTTATCTTGCAACCCAGGAATGTAAACCCTGTCTCTTTTAATGGTGACTCCCTTCGTTGGGCTGTAATTGATGTATCTCCTTTTGAGAGCGTATGTAAATGACACCTCTGAAATAACCGCCAAACAAATTCAAATGTAAGTACTTACTTTTCATTTCACTTAAAATTCTCATATCTAACACATACTTGGGCATTATCATATgggatataattttttaaagatccTCCAAATATTTTGAACACATTTGACACTAATAAAAATATTACCAAGTAACTGGTTGCTAAAATATGTTACCTCAAAAAGGGAAGCGGCATTCTCAAAAATGAAGTCCATGGCTCCTTCAATGTAACAATTGCTGTAATAATGTCTTCCGGTGTCATCTAGCAATGTATCCTGGTAAGATAGAATTCTGCATCCAAAGAAAGTAGCCCTATCGCCAGACACCCGTAATGCCACTGCTTTAGCTCCAAGCCCGTACGTATTCTATTCACCAAAGTTATACACAAACATTCAGTTAACTCGAAAAATTAATTGTGCATTCTATACTCTACATGTACATGAATGGAGATGTTATATATACCTGAATTGTGAGATATTGGCCAACAAAATCTGAAGCCAACACAGTGAAAGTAGCTGATTCAAATATATTCCCACTATCACTCCCAGTAATTATAGTGCCATTTGGCTTTAAACCACTTAACGTAATAAAAGGCTTGTCAGCAGGCACGACAATCTTTTCATTATAGATTCCAGGCTCAACCAATATGAAAACAACTTCTTCGTTGTCTGATGGCGCGGCATCAATAGCATCTTGTATCTTTTCATAGTCTCCTTTTCCTGATTGGTCCACCCTTAAAAGTAAAGTTGCGGCTGAAATTTGAGTAACGTCTGCTCGAGGTGTACTCGTCATTAACATGAATAATGTTACGAAAAAGATGAAAGCAGGCATCGTTGCAAAACACAGGATTGTAATTAGCTGAAGGATATAGTGAAGCAAATGATGAAGAAATGTTAATGTAAGATGACTGGTTTTGTTATGAACAGATTGTGGTGGATAttgttgtttttatatataaCCAGGGGCTGATTTCTTGCGATGGAAGTGTAACATATAAACTCAAATTTGAAGCCACCGTGTGTGGATTAACATAACATTATATCAAAGAAAAAGGCTGCAGTTGCCGCTAACACAAGCTGCCGGCAACTAGAAATTTTGATAGAAACTCGATAAGCGGTAGCCGCCATTTGATTTTGGTTCTAGCTAGCAACTTAGTTTCACTTGTACTTTAAAATgagtttatatgattttttttgttcaacCGGTTTATATGATTCATGAATCACAATTAGGAATGGAAACTAATACGTAACCATTGATTTTGACCAAAAAAAGCCagtaaaattgttttttttttcttttaatttcgatTTTACATGgcagatttaattttttattaaatatagcATCGAATtctctaaataaaattttctcggttttaatatatttattaaaacaaacTCCTTCCGTCCCCATCATCACATATAtctcttaaaaaaaaactcataattttttaaaatatttatctgCGTCAATAAAAAAGTATACATAAATTGTCATATCAATGTcgctaaaattttaatagttaaatcaatttttttattcaaataaaattaatttgactAAATTCTGAAAGTTAACGTGGTTAtgtaaattctgaaaattaatgTAGTTTCAGattttctattaattttcaaatttttatttaaaaaggatggaaattattacaaaattaattctCTCTCTAGGGTAGtaataatttgattaattgttggACTAGTgtatcaaattaactaacttcAAATGAAAGGAATAGATTAGGTTCTGCTGCTTGAGATTAAAGTTGGAGATGTTAATTTGGACAAATGTTGTAACTATTTTTGCAATGTTTTTAATTGCAAGTCTTGAGATTGCTTAAAAACTACCTTACCATCAATTAACTTTCTGGTTCAAAATTCTTTGtaatatttgttttaatggtTGATTTGACCATGGCATCGGTGGCTGTTCATTTGTCTTTTGACCTTTGATTAAGGCCCTTTTTTAATACTTTTGGTTCAGCCCATTGATTAAGGTTGTATTAACTTACAATTAAAAAGGCGTCCACTGATTACAACCTGTGCTTGTATTTTAGTGGATCCAATTATCCatctaaactcaaattttaagttcaattttaggAGTTGAATAAAAACAGTAAATTGAAAACGAGTTAAGACTTGAATCAAGGActctttgtctttttttttaaaggtttaatATTATATGTagaatacaaaatatatatttaaataattataatataaaatcaaactaatataaaacatatcgAATAAAGAATTCATAGGTATCTAACATTAAATGTTTGAGTTTAGTGACGAGTACCACAGAGAAATTTTTCTATCTATTTGATGTTTGACTTGACTCGatttaatttatgaataattgaGATTCATTAATATCAAATATTGATAAAAATCATCATTACATCAAACAAAAAACTTTTTCCATTAAACGAGAGCCTAACGTTTCTTAGCCCCAAAATCATGTCAGGTGGAATCAGGCTATGAAATTCATGTAAATGCAGCTTCCACGTTTGTCCTTGCGAGAACCTCGTACGAGTTCTTGCACACTTCCAAACTGCAAAAACATGATTTTCCATCTAAAATTTGTCAATCACACACAGTGCATGGATTCATgcgaagggaaaggaaaaagaaaagaacagacATCTCACCTCCCCAAGGATCGATCATGATGCTTGGCCGTTTTCTAAAAGAGACAATAAAATTTTGCTTTGCTTCTACTTAACCTTTAATTCCTATAGCCTTTGGCtgcatttatttgtttttatatgattaaaagtAGAAGCTTCATTACTAAAGCAAGCagtttccctttttcttttttttccccaaAATCTTCTTCTTGTATAATACAAAGAGACAGGCACCTAATTTAGCACTTTAATTTGCTGGAAACCAATTGAGTTATGCAAGCTTATTGATGTTGTTACGCATTCATTGCcattttcattctctaattctATCAAATTATGGAGAATATAATAGCAGATTATAGCTGGTTGCCACAAACCACTTACACCAATACGTAGTACGGAAACATTCTTTTCAATTTAAATGTTTGcacattctatttttttttaatataattaacacTTACCTTGTAATTAAGtcctaatatataatttatacacATTTTTGTCTAATGTAATACCtgtattttttataaaagttatatatttcgGTACTTAA
The sequence above is drawn from the Gossypium hirsutum isolate 1008001.06 chromosome A05, Gossypium_hirsutum_v2.1, whole genome shotgun sequence genome and encodes:
- the LOC107960638 gene encoding putative pectinesterase 11: MPAFIFFVTLFMLMTSTPRADVTQISAATLLLRVDQSGKGDYEKIQDAIDAAPSDNEEVVFILVEPGIYNEKIVVPADKPFITLSGLKPNGTIITGSDSGNIFESATFTVLASDFVGQYLTIQNTYGLGAKAVALRVSGDRATFFGCRILSYQDTLLDDTGRHYYSNCYIEGAMDFIFENAASLFEVTYFSNQLLEVSFTYALKRRYINYSPTKGVTIKRDRVYIPGLQDNSARCSIENINVMGQEPIIGKWLNGRSS